In the Moraxella osloensis genome, GGTTTTGGCTTCATCGGTTGCGACGGTGACAGTGGCTTGCCAAAAATTGGGCACCACTTCATGCTCAGCTTGAATGGTCACAATCGGGGTGTGCTGCCAACCGTTCTCATAGATGGTGAACACACACGTGAGCCACCCTTCAAAGCTGCCATCAAAGATTAAAATGGGGGTCTCAGCCGTCACTAAATCCATAATTGACCTTTTGCACAGTGGACTTTAAAACCTTAATTTTAAAAGATTGATTTTAAAAAACTAAGTTTAAAACAATAATGCTAAAACAACGCCAATTGACCATGCCGCTCGGCTTTGAATTTGGTTTGGGTCTGCGCCAGCACATAATCGCGAAAATTATCCTGCGTTAAATGACTTAAATGCTCATTGCGACCTTTGAGTGCGATAAAGTATTTGGCGCGGTTTACGGCAGCGCCCATTTGCTTGAGATGATCGAGTGTCAAAGTCGAAAATTTTCGTGCCTGAACAATTTTTTTGGCGGTTCGGGTGCCAATACCAGGAATACGCACAATCATTTTGTAGGGCGCGGTCTGAATATTAACGGGGAAATGTGACTTATTACGAATCGCCCAAGCCAATTTGGGGTCACAGTCCAAATCCAAGAACGGATGGTCATCGGGTAGAATTTCTTCTGCTTCAAATCCATAAAAACGCATGAGCCAATCCGCTTGGTACAAGCGATTTTCTCGCACCATCGGCACAGGGGTGCCCATAGCGGGCAAGCGATTGTCACTGAGCATAGGCACATACCCTGAATAGTACACCCGTTTTAGGTCATATTCTTGATAAAAATGGCTCGATAAACGGATGATTTGTAAATCGGTCTCTTGCGCTGCGCCCACAATCAGCTGGGTACTTTGACCCGCTGGGGTAAATTTTGGGGTATGTTTGTGTTGTTTTTTACTATCTTTAAACACCACGATTTGTTCTTGCACCACTTTCATTGGCGCTTTCATATCGTCATGGTTTTTTTCAGGTGCGAGCAATGCCAAGCCTGATTTGGTGGGGATTTCCATATTGACGCTTAAGCGATCGGCATACAATCCTGCTTCCTGCATCAACTCAGCAGACGCACCCGGAATGGTTTTTAGATGAATATAGCCATTGAATTTGTGCGCAAGGCGCAAGGTTTTGGCGACACGAACCAATCGCTCCATGGTATAGTCGGGCGATTTAAAAATCCCTGAGCTTAAAAACAAGCCTTCAATATAGTTGCGCCGATAAAACTGCATGGTCAAATCAACCACTTCCTCGACAGTAAATGCTGCGCGCGGCGTATCGTGACTGCGCCTTGAGGTGCAATACGCGCAATCGTAGATACAATGATTGGTAAACAATATTTTTAATAAGGAAACACAGCGGCCATCTTCGGTATAGCTATGGCAAATACCTGAGTTAGCTGTGCCGAGTCCTTTGTTATGATTGTCACGTTTGCTGCCACTTGATGAACAGGAAACATCATATTTGGCAGCATCGGCTAAGATGGATAATTTGTCTTGCAATCTTTCATAATTCATCGCATAAACCTTGCATATCTTATATATCAGCAGATAAAAACATAAAAAATAGGTTGCAAAATTAAACTTAAGATGGCTATTTTACCTTATCAGCGGCTAGAAATACGGTCAAAAAAAAGCAAGACGACAACGTGTGACGTCTTGCTTTTGGTAGATTAACGAATTAGTGTCTATGAATTACGAATTACGAATTACGGATTAACAATAATAGCCGGTGCAGTCGTGACAGGCATGGTGGTCATTGTTGCTACCGCGGGCGTTGAGGCCGGTAGTAATACGGGGGTTGTCGTAGTAGTAGAAACAACCGTGGCAGGTTTTGACACGGTTACTGTCGCGCCTGAGCCTGTTTGTACCGTCACTGGGGTGGTGGTATTGACATTCGATGTTGATACTACGGTCGTACTAGGCAGTGTGGTAATAGGCGCTGTTGTTATCACAGGGGCTGTGGTAGTGACGACAGGCGTAGAGGTAGAGACAGTGCGATAGGTGGGCGTGGTGACAATTTGTGTCGGGTAAAATGGCATACCGTCAACGATGGTAAATTCATTGGGGCGAACCATCACCGTATCGCTCGTGCCATCGCTATGTTGATTGACAATCGTTGTGGTTTTTGGCGCCACGCGCGTCGTGGTTACCGTTGTCGTTTTCTTAGCGGCGGCTTTAACGGTGTGCGCATGACTGGGGGTTGCCATGGCACTCATGGCAATCACCGCAACTGTCGCGGCAACGATTTGGGATTTTTTTATAGCGGTCATCATCATGTTGTGTTTCCTCAAAAATACACACGGAATTGATGAAATTATTATGCGCATATTGTTGATAGAAAGATAAGTTATAAATGTAAATAACAGGCAAAATTTGCAATTTATGCGATAACTGCTGTGAAAAAATGTAACTACATGGGTAGGTTAACTCATCAAATGCGACACTTTGATAGGCTTAAAACTTTGTCAGGTAAAGCGCTTAGACCAGCAAAAAAATAGGCGTGACGGTTGTTTTATTGGATTACAAGGTTTATCCTTATCCGTTGACATTGAATATTTGGGCAATGCCACGTTAGCGTAAATTTTTTAGCAGTCAAACTTATCAATTAAATGTAGGAGCTATTCATGTTTTCACATGTAGAACCGTATGCAGGTGACCCGATTTTGGGATTGATGGACAAGCATAAACAAGACCCACGTGCCGACAAAGTGAATTTGGGTGTGGGTGTCTATTTTGATAATGACGGTAAATTACCCGTCCTCAACTGTGTGCAAAAAGCTGAAGCACAAATCGCTAATCCACCAAAACCACGTCCCTATCTGCCAATGGACGGTCTGCCAGGTTATCGCGCGGCTTGCCAAAACCTATTGTTTGGTAAAGATGCACAAGTATTAAAAGACAAGCGTGTAGCAACCACAGCGACCATCGGTGGTTCAGGCGCGCTCAAAGTCGGGGCTGATTTTATTCATGCTTGGTTTCCACAAGCCAAATGCTATGTGTCTGACCCAACATGGGCGAACCATATTGGTATCTTTGAAGGGTCTGGTTTTGCGGTGGGCAAATATCCCTACTATGATGCAGCGACCAATGGCATCAAATTCGATGAGCTGATTGCCTTTTTAAACACCTTGCAAGCCCATGATGTGGTGTTGCTGCATCCCTGTTGTCATAATCCAACGGGCGTTGACTTGACCCAAGCGCAATGGGATAAAGTGCTTGAAGTGGTGAAAGCGAAAAACTTGCTTGCCTTTATGGATATTGCTTATCAAGGCTTTGGTGAAGACATGGATGCAGATGTCTATGCGATTCGCAAAGCAGTGGACATGGGTTTGTTGTTCTTTGTCAGTAACTCATTCTCAAAAAATCTATCACTGTATGGTGAACGCGTTGGCGGTTTATCTGTGGTGTGTAAAGACGAAGCACAAGCCAAAGCGGTACAAGGTCAATTGCAGTTCAATATCCGCCGCATTTACTCAAGCCCACCTTCACACGGCGGTCACGTGGTTGATATCGTGATGAATGACGACGCGTTATTCAATGAATGGGTACAAGAAGTGTATGTGATGCGCGATCGTATCAAAGACATGCGCCAAAAACTGCGTGACAGTTTAGAAGCCAAATTACCCGGTCGCAGTTTTGAATATATCACCAAGCAAAACGGTATGTTTAGCTATACCGGTCTCACCCCTGAGCAAGTAGCGCGCATTATCAAAGATTTTGGTATCTATATGGTCGCTAATGGTCGTATCTCGGTTGCCGGTCTAAACGCTAGCAATATCGACTATGTAGCCAATGCCATGGCAGAAGTGTTAAAAGACTAAGCGTATTAAATGCGCTTATTAAATAAGCCTGTTAAAAAACTAAGATAATTAAACAATCAAAACCCTTAACCGCGTGTTAGGGGTTTTTTATGACTTACAATTTATAAGTGATGGTGTATGACTTATGATTAACGGGGCGGGGGAATGTTTAAGCCCGTTTTGGTAAGATTGTAGAAATATTTTTGACTGTTGTTAATTAAATCGCCACAAAAAACCTTGCTTTTGGTATCGGCTTTTGCTGAGATACCGATTACAATAATTTTAATAAAAATAGGATATCTTTATGGTCGCCCACAACCCCATACCCAATTTTCAAACCTCAACTGATTCTACGCCGCCATCCATCCCGCAAGCCATCACCCCCCAGTTTCGTGAAATCGACTACGGCAATAACGTTGCCCAGCGTACCCTGTGCGTTTTGGTGTTGGATTTGTCAGGCTCAATGGCGATACGCTCAGGCAATGGCGACAAACGCCGTATCGATATGCTTAATGAAGGGATTGAAGCGTTTTATCATGATTTGATGAAAGACGAAACAGCCCGCAACCGTGTGCGTTTAGCCATTGTCATCGTGGGCGGGGTCAATGACACTGCAGAGCTGATGATGGATTGGACAGATGCGATTGATTTTTTCCCCATTAAATTTCGTGAAAATGGCATGACGCCGCTCGGGCAAGGTATGTTACTTGCGCTCAATTTGATTGAGCAAGAGCGTATCAATCTACGCGACAACGGTATCAATTATACTCGTCCTTGGGTTATTGCCATGACGGATGGTCTGCCCACCGATAGCCAAGATGTGTGGCAGGCGGCTATCAATCAATGTCACCAAGCCGAGCAAAATAATCAATGTATTATTTATCCGATTGCCATTGATGCGGGCGTGCAAGAAATTAAGATGCTCAAACAGCTGTCGATTTTAACCCCGCCCGTGCATCTCAACTCCGTTAAATTTGTCGAATTTTTTGTGTGGTTGTCCGCGAGTCTTAAAACCGTGTCACAATCTGCGCCTGGGGAAACCGTGCAATTAGGGAGCATCTCACCGTGGGCGACCATTCAAAGTTGATGGTAAAGACAATCACCTTCAGTGCTCATGACAATAAAAGAACCTAAAAAAAATTGGGGATAATGATGAACCAAACCACGGATTTGTTCGCGCAATCATCAGTCCAACCATCTTGGCAAGTGTATGGCGCATCCAGTATTGGTAAATCCCATATCGACAGCAACCTGCCCAATCAAGACAGTATCTATTTGCAAAAAACCCAAGACGGTTTGGTCGCTGTGGTATGTGATGGGGCGGGCTCGGCAAAATTTAGCCAAGCAGGGGCAGCGTTTTTTAGTCAATCGATTGGAAAAATGCTGCTTAGTCTCGGTGTCGGTCTCAGTGTTAGTCGCAGTGTCAGTCACAGGGGTATTGCGGTTGATTTGGTGCAAGTCAAACAGCAAATTATCGAGCAATTATCACAAATACGCCTCGACCTGCAGTCACAGCTGCCCGCTGAATCGAGCCTAAGAGATTATCACACCACCTTTACTGGGCTACTCATCCATGCTAATCATCAAGCCATATTGGTGCAAATCGGTGATAGTCCTCTTATCACCAGCCAATTTGTTGTCCGCCATCCTCACATTGATTATTTCACCAACTTGCAAGTGTACGGGGATGATAGCAAGAATGAATACATCAATGAGACGCATTTTATCACCCAAGACAATTGGCAATCCTTCTTACGGGTTGAGGCAATTGATTTATCGCAAGTGGATTGCCTTGCACTGATGTCAGATGGCTGTGCGGACTTGGTATTTGAAGGCGCAAGTGTTACGCCCAAAATTTACCGCCCTTTTTTTGGCAACTTGCTATTTAATTTAACCCAAAGTCAAAGCTCACAGCAGGGCAGCGCGATTATTGAACAGGCGCTTGGCAACCCTGCGACCTATCGATTAACCGGTGATGATAAATCCTTGGTGGTATTACTAAAAAATCAACAGCATTATCAAAACCTTGAACCGATGGTTGAGGGGCAAAATGACACCCTAGAAAATGACACTATAGCGAATGCACCAAACAACCCCACGGTTTGGCATGCCGATGCTGTCAATCATAAAAACCCCCATCCCACCAGCACGCCTGATGATATAGACTTTAATAACATCAATAACATAGCGCCTAACCCAAATCCGCACGCCAATGTTGTAACTGACCCTGCAACTTCAGCTGCCACAACGTCGCAGGTGTTGCCCCCTTCGCAGTCCGTCAGTGACTCAACCAGACAGCGGCGTAATACCGCTATGATGGCTGGCGCCGCGATGCTCATTGGTACAGGTATATTAGGCTGGATAAATAAAGAGCGATTGCTGCCGACGCAAACTGTCAACAATGCCAATACTGCGGCATCGGTGGCGAGCACAACGCCCACCTCGGCTATAACGCCCCCACTGACCGCGCACGCACTGGGTGATTCCTATGCCATTGACTTGAGCAAAGTCGCAGCGGTTACCGATAGTGGCAATCCCATCGATGATCCCATCCTAAAAGTGATAGTAGCCAGCCCGCAAGGTGAGTCTATCAATGTCATCGAGCACAAATCCAAACAAACAAGCAGCGCTAAAACTAAAAACGACAATAAAAACGAAAACAAAAATAGGGTGAATCAGCCCTTATTATCCGCCACTGTTACCACGGTGGTCGCTAATAAAAACCCAACGGTTGCCAGAGTTTCCAGTGGCGCTGCGAGTACCGCTTTGCAAAACCAACATACCGACGCTACTTTGGGAGCTACTTTGACCGACTCACAATTTAACAATCATGCTGTCAAACTTGCCGCTAAAGCAAGCTGCTTGCCAGTTACCGATACCCATGATTTGATAAGTTTAGGGGTCACCATCCAGCCCACCATGCATTACTATAACTGCCAAATTAGCTTGCCTATCAAATCGATGACGAGCCAAATAGCGGGGTTAAGCAAACAGACGGAAATCTTGGATAGTCTGACGCTCGATAAAGGGTTAGCAGAAATTTTAACTAGCTCTACCACCAATACCGCAGCTACCGCCTCATCGGTTACGGGTACGGGTTTGCCTGCTAGCACGGTCAGCGATTCTAGCGGCAATCAGCAAATACAGCTATACTATTTGGGTGTTACTGAGCCAGTAAATCATATGAGTGCCGCTGCTAGCACTGAGTTAGCCGCTTTACCCACCTCATCTGCCCATCTCAAGAGATAGTCCATGCCGTATTTAATTGCAAACAATCAGCGTATCACCATTGATTTGCCTATCTCTCATGAGATCGGCTCTGGCGGTATGGGCATTGTCTACCGTCTCGGTAATCTGTTAGGTACGGGCAATTTGGTGGCAAAAATCTTTAAAAACCCCACCGATCCCAAAAACCCTAGCCTTGCCAAACTACAAGCCATGATGGCGCGCCCGCCTGAGCATATTTATGAAGTGATTAATGGGGTAGGGTATACCCAGTTTGCTTGGGTGAGACATCTGATTGTCGGCGAGCATGATGAGCTCATTGGCTATGCCATGCCAGAGCTGGATTTTGATAGGTCGTTATCGCTCAATCCTTTTATGTACCCAAGAGAAGCAGCAAAACTGACCGCGTATCAGCAGAGTCTCAATTATCGTGTGCAGCTGTGTGCCAATATTAGCGCCTTGATGGCGGATTTACATGGTCATGGGCATGCTTTTATTGATTTTAAAGAAGCCAATATGCGCCTGATGCCAGAGCCAAGCACGGGGATGGATGATGATTATAAAGGCTTTATCGTTGGGTTTATCGACTGTGATAGCTATCGTATTACTGCCAGTGATGGCAGCGTTTATCCCAGTCCTGTCATATCTCCTGAAATGACCAGTCCTGAGTATCATGAACATAAAGACATTGGTTTGTTGGATGAAAAACACGACCGTTTTGTACTGGCGATTGAGCTGTTTAAAATTTTAAACAATGGCATTCATCCATTTTATTTTATCCCTGTGTCAGACCGATTAAAAAATGCCGCCCATCGCAACACCGACCAATTTATCAAAGAGCGGCTATATGCTTACGGCTTGCAGCCACAGCCAGAGATTGCACCGCTAAAAAACAGCATTCATGTGTGTTGGGATGACCAAACCCGTGCGATGTTTGATAAAGCGTTTTTATCCACCCATCCAACGGATCGCCCAAGCGCCGCCGAGTGGGAAAACCATCTACGCGGATTGGTTCAACACCGCCAGTTTAAAGTGTGTGAAAACTATCCCAATGATGCCAGCCACATTCATTTTGTCGGTAAACCCTGTCATCGCTGTCTGTTTTTAACTGTACCCAATAACCCGTTAACCACGCCCGTCGCGCCTGTACCTGCAATCAGCGCTGCAGCGACAACCAGCGTCTGGCAGACCACGCCTGCCCGTGCTTCTGTAGCGTCCACTGCCGCAAATCACCCCAGTCAGCAGCCAAGCGCAGGTTTGACCGGTTTGATGGATGAGGAAACATTGGCAAACAATCGTCGGCTTGAGCAATCGCTCAATACTCAATCTAGCAGTCACAGAGTCACAGCGAGCCAACCCATCAATGTCGGCGGTGCAGGGGATGCAGTCGACGACGCCACCCAAACAGCGGCGACTCATTCAATGGCGATGCCAGATACAATGCTAGATACGATGACAGATGCGATGACAGCACCCGCGCATCACACTGATACTCGAGATGCGACACCCACTACGCCACCGCATACCACTGCCACCGGTGAGGTAGCTGTCAAAAAGCCCTCTAAAGGGTGGCTGATAGCGATGATTGCTGCCCTAATTGCTGGCCTAGTGGCAATCGGTGGCTATGGCGTATCAACATTAAAATCCGCCTCAACACCCACAACATCACAATCCGCCACTAGCAATCAGTCTGATTATACCAAAGCGGCAAGTAGCGATGACAATCCACAAAAAAAACCCAAAAGCCCAAATAGTTACACTGCCATCATCAAATCGCTGCCGACTGCAAAAGCCACTATGACGCAAGCGCTTAAAGCGCACAATGGCTTTTTTTCTTCCTCATCGCAAGCTAGCGTAGCCAAGCTATACCAAGACACGCTCGGTATTAGCCCTGAGTTTTTTGATAACGTAGTCAAGGTGGGTGAGTTTGCCGAGCCATCGCTCAAACAGCTGCAAGAATTGGGCTATAGCCAAGATATCAATGCGACAAAGCAATACTCGCTTGAAGCCTTTCGTAACGCGGATATGGGCTATTTTAAACAGCAGCCGATAAATAAAACACTTGCCAAACAACTCAATGAAGCGGCAAAAAGCTATTACTGGCGTAAAAAAGACCCAAAAGCCGCCGTTTATCTTCAAGCGCAAGCGGTCAAAAACAACCCCAATCAAGGCGAATATGTCGCCAATTTTGCTTATTATTTATTTAAAAATAACTATCCTTATAGCAAATCTTTTTTGCTTTATGCGCTACAAACGCCGCGTGATAGCAGCAAATACCCCAATACTTATATGATTGAATTGGCATCGGCAATGGCACTGCAAGCGGGTGATGACAAAGGCGCAGTGGGGTCTTTATTGGCGCAGTTTTATACCACGGACAATCAACAAAAACGTTGCCAAAACATGTTAAATTATCCGCAAACCTATCCAGAATTGGTACCCATCGCCGAGAAAGTATTAGCCATTATCGACCAGCAAAACAGTAGCGGCGCAAATCCCGTGCCCGCTGAGTGCTTGCCGCCCTACAACTGGGTGGTTGGATCGTCAAATTAGTTTATCAAATTAAAAATATGAAAATAGGGTAGTAAACATCTATGATTATTGTCTGCCAACAATGTGGTCAAAAATTACCAAAAACTGCGGTTATGTGCCCAAATTGTGGCAGTCGTCAGTTTGCGCAACAATCTGATAATCATACTCAGCCGCCAAGTGCCTATAATGCCTATGACGCGCCTCAGACCTCTCAGGTGACCCAGCCCGAACATTCTACTTGGCAAAGTTATACGCCAAATCCATCTGCAGGCAATTATCAACCGACCGATATGCCATCTGTTCAGGCGAGTCAACCCATGCAGCATCCTGCTCAACCAATCTATGCCCAGCCTAACCCTAATTATGAACAGCCTAATTATGCACAGCCTGATATTGCTCAGGCGTCAAATCCACCCGCACAACCCACTGACTACGCAAATCATCATGTCGCTCCTGCAGTCAGTCAACTGCCTTCGACCGCGCTGCAGACTCGTAAGCCTGCTTATACCATGCTGTATGCAGGTTTTGTGCGCCGTGCATTGGCGTATCTATTTGATTTAGCGTTAGTGAGTTTATTATTGGGATTGGCTTATCAATTATTGTTGCCGCAGATTTTACCGCAGCTTGGCATTCGCGGGTTTAGCGATCAAACGCTTGCCTTGATAGCGTATGGATTTTATTTGTTTTATATGACGTTATTGACCTGTTTGGGACGACAAGCAACGGTGGGCAAGGTGATTATGGGTATGTGGGTGTTTGGTATGCAGGGTCAACGGCTTAATTTTTTCCATGCGCTGATTCGAGAAACGCTCAAACTGATTTTGCTGCCATTTGGTTTTTTGATGTGGTTTACCGCCCGTAAACAAACGCTGCATGATTTAATCGCGCGCACGGTGGTGTTGTATGACCCCAATTAATTTTTTAAACAGGGATAACAATAAAAAAAGTTAATCAATTTGGAAAACCCCATGCTAAACATAGTGAGTCGTACAAAAGCCAGCAAAAAACCCAACGCCAAAGCGCAAACATTGAGCGAAATCATGATTTTGGCGGTGGTATGGCTCCTGTTAATTGGCGCATTTTTACTGGCAGATTATGCCCATTCGCCCAAACTGCAGCGTTATCAACTCGAACTCACCAGCTATACCGAAGGCATAGCCAAACCGCAACTGCTCAGCAAATATTGTGGCGACAATGTCATTACTAATCTGTATGACAACCGTAATGACCGCAACTATGGCATGACTCAAGCCTGCCCCCAAGCCAGTCAGCCCACACAATTAATCAGTGAGGCAAAGCAACATTTTGCCAAAACCCAACAAGCTTTAGCGGCCGCATGGCAAGCCCAAGGCAAACAGCAACGCCAAACCGAGCTGGTTGAAAATGAAACCGAAGTGAATTTGGGGGGCGATAAACTCAGCAATCGCCAAGACTGGCTAAACCTTAATGCTAGCGGGCAACTCGATAGTTTAGACAAGCTAATGGCGGTAAAAACCGATAAATTATCCCCCGCCGACCAAGCCAATTTTGCGGTGTCATTGCTTGCGGTTGCCGATGGCAATCGACGTTTTGCCTACAATCGCCTGTTTAGCAATCAGCCTGCCATTGCCAAACTGTTAAATCAATCGGCAAACGATGTCGCCAGTATCTATGACGCCAATAACAACCAACAAAAAGCCCTGCAAGCGAACAATTTACTGCCGTTAATTGGCACGCCTACGCATTTGGGGATGCTCACTCAGGTGTTTGTTTGGTCGTGGGTAACGTGGGGCTTGCTATGGCTGTCGCGGCGTAAGCATTGGCTGGAAGTGTTACCGATAGCCATCACTGTGTGGGGACTGGTTATTGCAGGTGTTAGCCATACAGTGATATTGCCGATGATGGTGGGGGTCGTGCTGTTTTGCGTCGGCGTGCTACTAAGTGTGTTAACGATTTTTTCACCCATGCGTCGGTTGATGGAAAAATTCCCCGACAACCGTACCATGCTGTCATCCGCGTGGATTTATCCGTTGTTTGTAGGCTTTGCCACCTTTGGCTTGATGATTTTATTTGATTTAAGCACCCGTAGTTATCTGTCACTGCGTTATATTTTTCTCAATCATTTCAAAGATTTGTTTTGGTGTTTTGTGTTTATTAGCCTGGCTCGCCCGATTAGCAGTTTGGTTAGTTGGGGGCTTAAAACTCTCATTGCCAATAACTTACTACACAGCAGCTGGGGCAATGTCAAATCGGCGATGACTAAAGCGCGTGTGTGGCTACTTGCCTTTGCGGTGGGCTATCTGGGCTTGGCAGTGTTGATTCACAGTGACAGTGCGAAAGTCGCTGAATTGTCAAAGATTTGGCTGATGGTGTTTTTGGGCGTGTTTTTGGCGATTAACCAACGCGGTTTGATTAATCATCTGTTTTTTCGCTCCAAAAAAATGACCCTGCTGCTTGCTTTTTCGGTGGTGTTACCATTTATCGCACTGGGTATTGCCAATGAAAAAGGCACCATGCTGGTATTTTTGTTTTTGTTTACCTTTTTGGTGGGCGTGGCGCTATCTAACAAGATTTTCCAAATGGGCGGGCGGGGTTATATTTTGGGCGTATTGTCGAGTACCGCGATTTTGCTTTTGCTGATGATGGTGTTGGTGAATTTAAGCGGATTTGATGCGCGTACTGCCGAGCGGGTCAATGCGTGGGTCAATCCGTTTGTGGCGAGCAACGATCAGATGGCGATTTTGCATTGGTTTCGCGATAGTGTGCCGATGATTGGCTATGGGTTTGGCGATATTCCGTGGTGTGGTTATCACTTAACAAACAGCCATTTGTCGGGCTGTCAAGGCGTACCGCTACAGATGCAAAGTGACTATACCATTACCTCGGTGATGGCAGTGGTGGGTATCGGGGCCAGTGTGGGGCTGATGATGGTGTATTTTGCTTGGCTTGCGCTCATTGCCCGTCAGCAGATGGCGTTTGCCAGTGAGCAGATGAAATCACGGCTGTTATCGGGCGGTTATTTTTTGCTGGCGTGGGTGATTTTGCTGTGGGTGGTGATTACGGTGTTTCAGGCACTTGTCACCATTTCGGGGAATTTGGGAATTTTACCGCTCACGGGGGTGACGTTGCCTTTTTTAAGTTATGGCACCAGTAATTTATGGCTCAATAGTATTATGCTCAGTTTGGCGCTGTTTCAGCCGAAGTTGATGATTAGGGAATAGGGGAACTTTGTGGCTATACCTCAACAAGATTTATTGCACAATAAAAACCAAAATCTTGATGTTGAATTATTGCTTAAATTAAAACAACCGCACCCAACTGCCTTTGAAAAATTTGCCATAGATTTAATTAAAAGTGTCGCTAAAGCACGTGGCGGTGAAGTCGAAATTTTCCATAACGGTCAAGTCGGTGATGGTGGAGTAGATGGGGTAATTGAAGCACCAAAAACATATGTTACGAAACAAGATTGCTGTAATTGAAAAAATAACATCATCCTTTGAAATTGACGAAAGTTATTTTGATAAATTTAATTAAGCTAACGTAATCAGTTCTGGCTTTTTTTCCAAAAGCCGCATGAGCGTAATCGTTGCCCCTGTAGGGTGTCTTGTACCTTGCTCCCAATTTTGTAACGTGCGAGAACTTATATTTAACTTATCGGCGAATTGTGCCTGTGTTAGTCCTGTTTTAGCTCGGATTGCCTTAATATCTGGCAACTCATAACTAAAAACACGGCTTGGCTCGGCTTCGCCTTTGGCAATGCTTAATGCTTGAGAAAGAGATAATGATAAATCATCATAAAATTCATTGCTCATTGTGTAGTACCTGTTTGATAGCGTTTGTGAATTTACGCAAATTTGCTTTTTCTGCGGCAGATAGTGTGACTTTTTTTGATTTTGGGTAAGCCAATAACATAAAAAACTTGCCCGACTCCTCTATATAATAGTAAATGATACGCATACCACCGCTTTTACCAGTAGAAGATGATGACGACCAACGAGTTTTACGAACACCGCCTGTACCTTGAACTAGGTCGCCTTGCTGGGGATTTTTTATTAAATCCTCTTGCAAATCTCGATAATTATCATCGTCTGTTAAATCTTTAATTTGCTTGGTAAAAAGCGGTGTTTCAATAAAGTGCAACATGGTTTTTCTAAAAATATGTTAATGTATTTTAATACTTCAATGAAGTATTTTCAATAATTGATTTACACGGATTAAGGTAATGACCGAAAACCAACCCCCGAAAGACGAAAACAGTCAAGAAACTATGAACAGTGGCAAGTTAGAAACTGTCCAAAACATAGATTTGGACAATCCATCACCGACTGATAGTATCAATGCCTTAGATGATCGCGAAACT is a window encoding:
- a CDS encoding RDD family protein, yielding MIIVCQQCGQKLPKTAVMCPNCGSRQFAQQSDNHTQPPSAYNAYDAPQTSQVTQPEHSTWQSYTPNPSAGNYQPTDMPSVQASQPMQHPAQPIYAQPNPNYEQPNYAQPDIAQASNPPAQPTDYANHHVAPAVSQLPSTALQTRKPAYTMLYAGFVRRALAYLFDLALVSLLLGLAYQLLLPQILPQLGIRGFSDQTLALIAYGFYLFYMTLLTCLGRQATVGKVIMGMWVFGMQGQRLNFFHALIRETLKLILLPFGFLMWFTARKQTLHDLIARTVVLYDPN
- a CDS encoding type II toxin-antitoxin system RelE/ParE family toxin, which codes for MLHFIETPLFTKQIKDLTDDDNYRDLQEDLIKNPQQGDLVQGTGGVRKTRWSSSSSTGKSGGMRIIYYYIEESGKFFMLLAYPKSKKVTLSAAEKANLRKFTNAIKQVLHNEQ
- a CDS encoding FtsW/RodA/SpoVE family cell cycle protein; protein product: MLNIVSRTKASKKPNAKAQTLSEIMILAVVWLLLIGAFLLADYAHSPKLQRYQLELTSYTEGIAKPQLLSKYCGDNVITNLYDNRNDRNYGMTQACPQASQPTQLISEAKQHFAKTQQALAAAWQAQGKQQRQTELVENETEVNLGGDKLSNRQDWLNLNASGQLDSLDKLMAVKTDKLSPADQANFAVSLLAVADGNRRFAYNRLFSNQPAIAKLLNQSANDVASIYDANNNQQKALQANNLLPLIGTPTHLGMLTQVFVWSWVTWGLLWLSRRKHWLEVLPIAITVWGLVIAGVSHTVILPMMVGVVLFCVGVLLSVLTIFSPMRRLMEKFPDNRTMLSSAWIYPLFVGFATFGLMILFDLSTRSYLSLRYIFLNHFKDLFWCFVFISLARPISSLVSWGLKTLIANNLLHSSWGNVKSAMTKARVWLLAFAVGYLGLAVLIHSDSAKVAELSKIWLMVFLGVFLAINQRGLINHLFFRSKKMTLLLAFSVVLPFIALGIANEKGTMLVFLFLFTFLVGVALSNKIFQMGGRGYILGVLSSTAILLLLMMVLVNLSGFDARTAERVNAWVNPFVASNDQMAILHWFRDSVPMIGYGFGDIPWCGYHLTNSHLSGCQGVPLQMQSDYTITSVMAVVGIGASVGLMMVYFAWLALIARQQMAFASEQMKSRLLSGGYFLLAWVILLWVVITVFQALVTISGNLGILPLTGVTLPFLSYGTSNLWLNSIMLSLALFQPKLMIRE
- the nadS gene encoding NadS family protein — translated: MSNEFYDDLSLSLSQALSIAKGEAEPSRVFSYELPDIKAIRAKTGLTQAQFADKLNISSRTLQNWEQGTRHPTGATITLMRLLEKKPELITLA